From a region of the Paenibacillus sp. FSL R10-2734 genome:
- the fapR gene encoding transcription factor FapR gives MSKKERQQQLLHIIAGNPFVTDRELTRQLKVSIQTIRLDRMELGIPELRERMKQMAEHSYDQVRSLPADEVIGDIVDLQLDKSGISIFEIREDHVFSRNGIARGHYVFAQANSLAVAVINDEIALTASADIRFVRTVQLGEKCIAKAQVRSLAGRGGKAEVDVFTYVGEELVFQGHFIVYRSANDDHSEGGNHIADRH, from the coding sequence ATGTCCAAGAAAGAACGTCAGCAACAGCTGCTACATATAATCGCAGGCAATCCTTTTGTAACGGATCGGGAATTGACTCGTCAGCTGAAGGTTAGCATTCAGACGATTCGGTTAGACCGGATGGAGCTGGGAATACCAGAACTGCGTGAGCGAATGAAGCAAATGGCAGAGCACTCCTATGATCAGGTGCGCTCTTTGCCTGCGGATGAAGTCATTGGTGACATTGTGGATTTGCAGCTGGACAAGAGTGGTATTTCGATATTTGAGATTCGCGAAGATCATGTCTTCTCTAGAAACGGGATCGCGCGTGGTCACTATGTGTTTGCTCAAGCTAACTCACTTGCGGTTGCTGTAATCAATGATGAAATTGCTCTGACCGCTTCAGCTGATATTCGTTTTGTGCGCACAGTTCAGCTAGGTGAGAAGTGTATTGCCAAAGCACAGGTGAGGTCACTCGCCGGTAGAGGTGGCAAAGCGGAGGTAGACGTGTTCACCTATGTCGGAGAAGAACTAGTGTTTCAGGGCCATTTTATAGTATATCGGTCCGCAAACGATGATCACAGTGAAGGGGGTAACCATATTGCTGATCGCCATTGA